From the Martelella mediterranea DSM 17316 genome, one window contains:
- a CDS encoding S24 family peptidase, protein MFEKLTHSEIWSAIDRLAARNKLTPSGLARKAGLDPTTFNKSKRRAPDGRERWPSMESFAKILAATNTSMTEFVNDSPAIAGGVPGPIGSFPPQPSTIPLLGLARAGAGGFFDDGGYPVGQGWDEVDFPVPSRSAQGIYALEVQGDSMMPLYRDGDLLIVEANAETRKGDRVVVRTREGEVLAKVLVRRTTRQIELMSINPAHANIVFDLSDIEWIARILWASQ, encoded by the coding sequence ATGTTTGAGAAACTCACCCACAGCGAGATCTGGAGCGCGATCGACCGGCTCGCCGCGCGCAACAAGCTCACCCCGTCGGGCCTCGCGCGCAAGGCCGGGCTCGATCCGACCACCTTCAACAAGTCGAAGCGGCGCGCGCCGGACGGCCGCGAGCGCTGGCCGTCGATGGAATCCTTCGCCAAGATCCTGGCGGCCACCAACACGTCGATGACGGAGTTCGTCAACGACAGCCCGGCGATTGCCGGCGGCGTTCCGGGACCGATCGGCAGCTTCCCGCCGCAGCCTTCGACAATACCGCTTCTGGGGCTCGCGCGCGCGGGCGCCGGCGGCTTCTTCGACGATGGCGGATATCCGGTCGGCCAGGGGTGGGACGAGGTCGACTTTCCCGTTCCCTCCCGCAGCGCCCAGGGGATCTACGCGCTTGAGGTGCAGGGCGACAGCATGATGCCGCTCTACCGCGACGGCGACCTGCTGATCGTCGAGGCTAATGCCGAAACCCGCAAGGGCGACCGCGTGGTGGTGCGCACCCGCGAGGGCGAGGTTCTGGCCAAGGTTCTGGTGCGCCGCACCACCCGCCAGATCGAACTGATGTCGATCAACCCCGCCCATGCCAATATCGTCTTCGACCTTTCAGACATAGAGTGGATTGCCCGCATTCTCTGGGCCAGCCAGTAA
- a CDS encoding tellurite resistance TerB family protein, with protein sequence MSRPELTHFDALIYVMVMASAVDSAMSDTEMARIGHITRSLPVFEGFDENDLTRIAHDCAGIVSGPEGMDIALEIIRDTLPKRLYDTAYALAVEIMSVDQVIRAEEIRLLQLLRDRLHLDKLTCAAIERGAIARYRTV encoded by the coding sequence ATGTCCCGACCCGAGCTTACCCATTTTGACGCGCTGATCTATGTGATGGTGATGGCATCCGCCGTCGACAGCGCGATGAGCGACACGGAGATGGCGCGGATCGGACATATCACCCGCTCGCTGCCGGTGTTCGAGGGGTTCGACGAAAACGACCTTACCCGCATTGCCCATGACTGCGCCGGGATCGTGTCCGGGCCGGAGGGCATGGATATCGCGCTGGAGATCATCCGCGACACGCTGCCCAAGCGGCTTTACGACACGGCCTATGCGCTGGCCGTCGAGATCATGTCCGTCGATCAGGTCATCCGCGCCGAGGAAATCCGCCTGCTGCAGCTCCTCCGTGACAGGCTGCACCTCGACAAGCTGACCTGCGCCGCGATCGAACGCGGTGCGATCGCCCGGTACCGCACCGTTTGA
- a CDS encoding glycosyltransferase family 2 protein, with the protein MSVFRQAAIRTPDRASAALRSLPKAIRKERQMLHRLGFDESVIEDGIKAALANNTTIEKELLFSGAIASVDYYRRLARYLVLPFESRIDPDCVTDRTGIDRLLADPRGLRLDSGETERRFAVVPTVGDLADLHLRLASRPEIRRCVIITTPEAVRAAVWKTGEGRRLTNAVNELMVWEPRFSARIVFWGKQGFLLGGSAATLLAGLLFFPAETLLLAHIIFTTLYLFALLVRIAAARARPRPRALKPEAEPPDLPVYTVLIPLYREAGMIPQLSESMQRINWPPSRLDIKLVCEADDAETINAITRARLPAQFELVVVPAGGPRTKPNALNYALCGARGRFVVIYDAEDRPHPDQLREAWNTFRQSPKELACLQAPLTISNVGKNWITGLYACEYSGLFRGILPFLALHRFPIPLGGTSNHFRIGVLRACRGWDPYNVAEDADLGLRMHRLGYYCGAITAETLEDAPTAIRPWIAQRSRWLKGWLQTALVALREPGRLRDELGLLGFAVFLANTGGMILSSLLHPLLFVSVLTTGWLLLHPASNPGPLQQILTGIDLINIIASYWIFLRLGVSKMRKEEMLGMRASALWLPLYWLMLSFSAWKAFVELYHAPYLWRKTEHKPSEK; encoded by the coding sequence ATGTCCGTGTTCAGGCAGGCCGCCATCCGCACGCCGGATCGCGCCTCTGCTGCCCTGCGTTCGCTCCCGAAAGCGATCCGGAAGGAGCGCCAGATGTTGCACCGCCTCGGCTTTGACGAAAGCGTCATCGAGGACGGGATCAAGGCCGCGCTCGCCAACAACACCACGATCGAAAAGGAGCTTCTTTTCAGCGGCGCGATCGCCTCGGTCGACTATTACAGGAGGCTCGCCCGGTATCTCGTGCTGCCGTTCGAAAGCCGCATCGATCCGGATTGCGTCACGGACCGCACCGGGATCGACCGCCTCCTGGCGGACCCCCGCGGCCTCAGGCTCGATAGCGGAGAGACCGAGCGCCGCTTCGCGGTGGTGCCCACCGTCGGCGATCTTGCCGACCTTCATCTCCGTCTGGCGTCGCGGCCCGAAATCAGGCGCTGCGTCATCATCACAACGCCGGAAGCCGTGCGCGCTGCGGTATGGAAAACCGGCGAGGGCCGGCGGCTCACCAACGCCGTCAACGAGCTCATGGTCTGGGAGCCGCGCTTTTCCGCGCGGATCGTCTTCTGGGGCAAACAGGGTTTCCTGCTCGGGGGAAGCGCGGCAACGCTTTTGGCCGGTCTGTTGTTCTTTCCCGCCGAGACCCTGCTGCTCGCCCATATCATATTCACGACGCTCTATCTGTTCGCTCTGCTCGTCCGTATTGCCGCGGCGCGGGCAAGGCCCCGCCCGCGCGCGCTCAAACCTGAAGCCGAGCCGCCGGACCTGCCGGTCTATACCGTGTTGATCCCGCTCTATCGCGAAGCCGGGATGATCCCGCAATTGTCGGAGAGTATGCAACGCATCAACTGGCCCCCCTCCAGGCTCGATATCAAGCTGGTTTGCGAGGCGGATGACGCGGAAACCATCAACGCCATCACGCGGGCGCGACTGCCGGCGCAATTCGAGCTGGTGGTCGTGCCCGCCGGCGGACCGCGGACCAAACCGAATGCGCTCAACTACGCGCTTTGCGGCGCCAGGGGCCGGTTCGTGGTAATCTATGATGCCGAAGACCGTCCGCACCCCGACCAGTTGCGCGAAGCCTGGAACACGTTTCGACAGTCGCCGAAGGAGCTTGCCTGCCTTCAGGCGCCGCTCACGATCTCCAATGTCGGAAAGAACTGGATCACGGGGCTTTACGCCTGCGAGTATTCAGGTTTGTTTCGCGGCATACTGCCCTTTCTCGCCCTTCACCGGTTTCCGATACCGCTCGGCGGCACCTCCAATCATTTCCGCATCGGCGTGCTGCGCGCCTGCCGCGGCTGGGATCCCTACAATGTCGCGGAGGATGCCGATCTCGGCCTTCGGATGCACCGGCTCGGCTATTATTGCGGGGCGATCACCGCGGAAACGCTGGAGGACGCGCCGACGGCGATCCGGCCCTGGATCGCCCAGCGATCGCGCTGGCTCAAGGGATGGCTCCAGACGGCGCTGGTGGCGCTCAGGGAACCGGGGCGGCTGCGCGACGAGTTGGGTCTGCTTGGCTTTGCGGTTTTCCTGGCCAATACCGGCGGGATGATCCTGTCATCGCTGCTGCACCCGCTCCTGTTCGTATCGGTGCTGACGACCGGCTGGCTGCTGCTCCACCCGGCCTCCAACCCCGGGCCGCTGCAGCAGATCCTGACCGGCATAGACCTGATCAACATCATCGCCAGCTACTGGATATTCCTGCGGCTCGGCGTGTCGAAAATGCGCAAGGAGGAAATGCTCGGCATGCGCGCAAGCGCCCTTTGGCTGCCGCTCTACTGGCTGATGCTGTCATTTTCGGCGTGGAAGGCATTCGTGGAACTCTACCACGCGCCGTATCTCTGGCGCAAAACCGAGCACAAGCCATCGGAAAAGTGA
- a CDS encoding FAD-containing oxidoreductase → MRTFDAIIIGAGQAGPPLAARFAAEGRKVALIERHQVGGTCVNTGCTPTKTMVASARAAHVARRAADFGVDIGGGISVDMKRVQARTAEIAGASRSGLESWLSGLDNVALLRGHAGFIGPDRVALDDELLTAPKIFINVGGRAAIPDIEGLSDIPYLTNSDMVGLDRLPEHLLVLGGSYIGLEFAQMFARFGSKVTVVERGAHLIGREDPEVSEAVRGFLEDEGITVMTGAECIRVERRGDGIVMHADCGGETRTATGTDLLVALGRKPNTDDLGLDKAGVATDGRGFVTVGPDLQASQPGIFALGDCNGRGAFTHTAYNDYEIVAANLFDGESRSVDDRVSGYALYTDPPLGRAGMSETEAKKAGHNVAVASRPMTNVSRAKEKGETAGLMKLVADADSGKLLGGAILGPGGDEAIHAVLNLINMGATAKDLQWAVPIHPTVSELLPTLAGGLEPVR, encoded by the coding sequence ATGAGGACATTCGACGCCATCATCATCGGAGCGGGACAGGCGGGGCCGCCGCTTGCCGCGCGTTTTGCCGCCGAGGGCCGAAAAGTCGCGCTGATCGAACGTCATCAGGTCGGTGGCACCTGTGTCAACACCGGCTGCACGCCGACGAAGACGATGGTCGCCAGCGCCCGCGCCGCCCATGTGGCACGGCGCGCGGCCGATTTCGGGGTTGATATCGGTGGCGGCATCAGCGTTGACATGAAGCGGGTTCAGGCGCGCACGGCCGAGATTGCCGGCGCCTCGCGGTCCGGCCTCGAGAGCTGGCTCTCCGGTCTCGACAATGTCGCGCTTCTGCGCGGCCATGCCGGTTTCATCGGTCCCGACCGGGTTGCGCTCGACGATGAGCTGCTGACAGCGCCGAAGATTTTCATCAATGTGGGCGGCCGGGCCGCGATACCGGATATCGAGGGTCTTTCCGATATCCCCTATCTCACCAACAGCGACATGGTCGGTCTCGATCGCCTGCCGGAGCATCTTCTTGTGCTGGGCGGCAGCTATATCGGGCTGGAATTTGCCCAGATGTTCGCCCGCTTCGGCTCCAAGGTGACGGTGGTGGAGCGCGGCGCGCATCTGATCGGCCGCGAGGATCCGGAGGTCAGCGAGGCGGTGCGCGGCTTTCTGGAGGATGAAGGCATCACGGTGATGACCGGCGCGGAATGCATCCGCGTCGAGCGGCGCGGCGACGGCATCGTCATGCATGCCGATTGCGGCGGCGAGACCCGGACCGCCACCGGCACAGACCTGCTGGTGGCGCTCGGCCGCAAGCCCAATACCGATGACCTCGGTCTCGACAAGGCGGGCGTCGCCACCGATGGCCGAGGCTTCGTGACCGTCGGGCCCGATCTCCAGGCCAGCCAGCCCGGCATTTTTGCGCTTGGCGATTGCAACGGACGCGGGGCCTTCACCCACACCGCCTATAATGACTACGAGATCGTCGCCGCCAATCTTTTCGATGGCGAAAGCCGCTCGGTTGACGATCGCGTCTCCGGCTATGCGCTTTACACCGATCCCCCGCTCGGCCGCGCCGGCATGAGCGAGACGGAGGCGAAAAAGGCCGGCCACAATGTCGCGGTCGCCAGCCGGCCGATGACGAACGTCTCCCGCGCCAAGGAAAAGGGCGAAACGGCGGGACTGATGAAACTCGTCGCCGACGCCGATAGCGGAAAGCTCCTCGGCGGCGCGATTCTCGGCCCCGGCGGGGACGAGGCGATCCACGCCGTCCTGAACCTGATCAATATGGGCGCCACGGCCAAAGACCTGCAATGGGCCGTGCCCATCCACCCGACGGTCTCGGAGCTGCTGCCCACCCTTGCCGGCGGCCTGGAGCCGGTTCGCTGA